One segment of Deinococcus multiflagellatus DNA contains the following:
- a CDS encoding phage tail tube protein, protein MPWDKRPNLGRFGGIMFALQTAVGSAAAAPTHTLKATQFMPPLEQLIRTKDEGSNGTIRNRRSRVQGVQADARTVTVELTMAALKELLKVLGPVATNVITPSDMNFDNLAPGIPLTIWQLHPTGDRVAQDVQVGSIQISVNSRANVTAQISFMVTSSQKLVAAVTAPVTPDDQLQFKHWWLKINDVLYKPETGGVNIQIPMQVVDGANGTNAALADYPVGWERTDSPTITTTFSLPVLVTALRDAYEQNTLVKVESGFTLPGATPKTLKFTVDTAEVNSVNVPSGMERVVVPYEAVGVSEDTLAEYEIALPA, encoded by the coding sequence ATGCCCTGGGATAAACGTCCAAACCTGGGCCGGTTCGGCGGCATCATGTTCGCGCTGCAGACCGCCGTGGGCAGCGCCGCCGCTGCACCCACCCACACCCTGAAGGCCACGCAGTTCATGCCCCCGCTCGAGCAGCTGATCCGCACCAAGGACGAAGGGTCCAACGGTACGATCCGCAACCGCCGCAGCCGTGTGCAGGGCGTGCAGGCCGATGCCCGCACCGTCACCGTGGAACTGACCATGGCGGCACTCAAGGAGCTGCTGAAGGTGTTGGGGCCGGTGGCCACGAACGTGATCACCCCGTCCGACATGAATTTCGACAACCTGGCCCCCGGTATTCCGCTGACCATCTGGCAGCTGCACCCCACCGGCGACCGCGTGGCCCAGGATGTGCAGGTGGGCAGCATTCAGATCAGCGTGAACAGCCGCGCGAATGTCACCGCCCAGATCAGCTTCATGGTCACCAGCAGCCAGAAACTCGTGGCGGCCGTCACCGCGCCGGTCACGCCCGACGATCAGCTGCAGTTCAAGCACTGGTGGCTCAAAATCAACGACGTGCTGTACAAGCCTGAAACCGGCGGGGTCAACATTCAGATCCCGATGCAGGTGGTGGACGGCGCCAACGGCACGAACGCGGCCCTGGCGGATTACCCCGTGGGGTGGGAGCGCACCGACAGCCCCACCATCACCACCACCTTCAGCCTGCCCGTGCTGGTGACCGCCCTGCGCGATGCCTACGAGCAGAACACGCTGGTGAAGGTGGAGAGTGGCTTCACCCTGCCCGGCGCGACGCCCAAGACGCTGAAGTTCACCGTGGACACCGCCGAGGTCAACAGCGTGAACGTGCCGTCCGGCATGGAGCGCGTGGTGGTGCCGTATGAAGCCGTGGGGGTCAGTGAAGACACCCTGGCGGAATACGAGATCGCGCTGCCAGCCTGA
- a CDS encoding TraB/GumN family protein: protein MTLTAPTFPLTPAVALQHLRDALGANYGAETDDTTLSRALSVDGVRDAPPTDPAAQFHVRPWATAARLLKDNTEYEVDKGLKARIDRKIQGLEATQRQMDALAGITAMVPGAQQSWGPVSGAVPTRGNW from the coding sequence GTGACCCTCACGGCCCCCACCTTCCCGCTCACCCCGGCAGTGGCCCTGCAGCACCTGCGGGATGCGCTGGGGGCCAACTATGGCGCGGAGACGGATGACACCACCCTGAGCCGCGCGCTGAGCGTGGATGGGGTACGTGACGCGCCGCCCACCGACCCCGCCGCGCAGTTCCACGTCCGCCCCTGGGCCACGGCCGCGCGCCTGCTGAAAGACAACACGGAATACGAGGTGGATAAGGGCCTGAAAGCCCGGATCGACCGGAAGATTCAGGGTCTGGAAGCCACGCAGCGGCAGATGGATGCCCTGGCCGGCATCACGGCCATGGTGCCCGGTGCCCAGCAGAGCTGGGGACCGGTGAGTGGCGCCGTGCCCACCCGGGGGAACTGGTAA
- a CDS encoding major capsid protein, protein MNLSWAQVIAALSVNRALIEIANTPPSAAEYLSGRFLPRVQMPDYDVDGGMMEIRTVMAGHVGMDSRYPEGTAIQLSTYGHKTAKLAQAIRLDEAPARSLQQLLLRATAGQIPGRTVNDFMGEAGMNLFNKGVIQSLDDSAEYLAMQALTQGKIDWMFNGRRLLVDYKVPNSNIITLTGTDHVGGTTSKLWTALSQAEKIVKGSVGIVMSQNTLQAAIDNPANRMDIVSDVYSPERNIRTVTVRRTQSLQSDGNGGFTIASTGDQARSATLIGYGREGQIIDPTTPGETIGVPMVDDDVISVIGRNTTNQLVSLTGTQIPEQALGYYHVAPTVEGTWRGEPLGRWGRLYTPENDPFALVGEGVENGLPVIRNSRRLVLIRRQ, encoded by the coding sequence ATGAACCTGTCCTGGGCTCAAGTCATTGCCGCGCTGTCGGTGAACCGCGCGCTGATCGAGATCGCCAACACGCCCCCGTCCGCCGCCGAATACCTGTCCGGCCGCTTCCTGCCCCGTGTCCAGATGCCGGACTACGACGTGGACGGCGGCATGATGGAGATCCGCACCGTCATGGCCGGTCACGTGGGGATGGACAGCCGCTACCCCGAAGGAACGGCCATCCAACTGTCCACCTACGGCCACAAGACCGCCAAGCTGGCGCAGGCCATCCGCCTGGATGAAGCGCCTGCCCGCAGCCTGCAGCAGCTCCTGCTGCGCGCCACTGCTGGCCAGATCCCCGGCCGCACCGTGAATGACTTCATGGGCGAAGCGGGCATGAACCTGTTCAACAAGGGCGTGATTCAGTCCCTGGATGACAGTGCCGAGTACCTGGCCATGCAGGCCCTGACGCAGGGCAAGATCGACTGGATGTTCAACGGCCGTCGCCTGCTGGTGGACTACAAGGTGCCGAACAGCAACATCATCACCCTGACCGGGACGGACCACGTGGGAGGCACCACCTCCAAGCTGTGGACCGCGCTGAGCCAGGCGGAAAAGATCGTGAAGGGCAGCGTGGGCATCGTGATGAGCCAGAACACGCTGCAGGCCGCGATCGACAACCCCGCCAACCGCATGGACATCGTGAGCGACGTGTACAGCCCGGAGCGGAACATCCGCACGGTGACGGTGCGCCGCACGCAGAGCCTGCAGAGCGACGGCAACGGCGGCTTCACCATCGCCAGCACGGGCGATCAGGCCCGCAGCGCCACCCTGATCGGGTACGGCCGTGAGGGGCAGATCATCGACCCCACCACGCCCGGGGAAACCATCGGCGTGCCCATGGTGGATGACGATGTGATCAGCGTCATCGGCCGCAACACCACGAACCAGCTGGTCAGCCTGACCGGCACCCAGATCCCGGAGCAGGCGCTGGGGTACTACCACGTGGCGCCCACGGTGGAAGGCACGTGGCGCGGTGAGCCCCTGGGCCGCTGGGGCCGTCTGTACACCCCCGAGAATGACCCGTTCGCCCTGGTGGGCGAAGGTGTGGAGAACGGCCTGCCCGTGATCCGCAACAGCCGCCGCCTTGTGCTGATCCGGAGGCAGTGA
- a CDS encoding minor capsid protein: MNPAQKRLIEQARAAEEEALAQARGAALRQFQQVNLKAAERALKAALSLPRAQRPAALRGVLQLISEAAKTTGLPPAELLRVVRRSVQDRALNTRDLSVLTDPALVFPDPREAAAAAVQRQRREMNRYWAKESQRFRDDAARTAREALRKNLSAEQAADLLQERLNVSRSRAVLIAQDQLLTAAATAERNLLKAAGVKEFQWRSLMDGRQRRAHELLHGRVFTWRSAPELPGQAIRCRCRAVVPLKDVSRAGEG, translated from the coding sequence ATGAACCCGGCACAGAAGCGCCTGATCGAGCAGGCCCGCGCGGCGGAGGAAGAGGCCCTGGCCCAGGCCAGAGGGGCCGCCCTGCGGCAGTTCCAGCAGGTCAACCTGAAGGCCGCCGAGCGTGCTTTGAAGGCGGCGCTCAGCCTGCCCCGTGCCCAGCGCCCAGCCGCGTTGCGGGGCGTGCTGCAACTGATCAGTGAAGCGGCGAAGACCACCGGCCTTCCACCCGCTGAGCTGCTCAGGGTGGTGCGGCGATCGGTGCAGGACCGGGCGCTGAACACGCGAGACCTATCCGTGCTGACAGACCCGGCCCTGGTCTTTCCCGATCCACGTGAGGCGGCAGCGGCAGCGGTGCAGCGCCAGCGGCGGGAGATGAACCGGTACTGGGCCAAGGAAAGCCAGCGCTTCCGGGATGACGCGGCCCGGACCGCGCGTGAAGCCCTGCGAAAGAACCTGTCCGCAGAGCAGGCCGCTGACCTGCTGCAGGAACGTTTGAACGTGAGCCGTAGCCGGGCCGTCCTGATCGCCCAGGATCAGCTGCTGACCGCTGCCGCCACCGCTGAGCGCAACCTGCTGAAAGCCGCTGGGGTCAAAGAGTTCCAGTGGCGCTCCCTGATGGACGGCAGACAGCGCAGGGCCCACGAGTTGCTGCACGGCCGGGTCTTCACCTGGCGCAGCGCCCCAGAGCTGCCCGGGCAGGCCATCCGCTGCCGCTGCCGGGCGGTGGTGCCGCTCAAGGACGTGTCACGCGCAGGGGAAGGCTGA
- a CDS encoding DUF5662 family protein, producing the protein MNTYDSRPDTHAHIAEVRGLLLAAVQDLTRRAHVHDLSKLASPEVEVFDTVTPRLRELEYGSEAYKASLKEMGAALQHHYLHNDHHPEHHLNGIRDMNLLQLLEMLCDWMAATKRHATGDIRKSIQINAERFGYGEGLTALLLNTVPALEYLADEQRDVELLREFRAAQRDFNLWKVQDSHGVLSDGYRVAEARYWAAHTALTGQGR; encoded by the coding sequence ATGAACACCTACGATTCCCGCCCCGACACCCACGCGCATATCGCCGAGGTGCGGGGCTTGCTGCTGGCCGCTGTGCAGGACCTGACCCGGCGCGCGCACGTGCATGACCTGAGCAAATTGGCCAGCCCGGAAGTCGAGGTATTTGACACGGTGACGCCCCGCCTGCGTGAACTCGAGTACGGCAGTGAGGCGTACAAGGCCAGCCTGAAAGAGATGGGTGCGGCGCTGCAGCACCACTACCTGCACAATGACCACCACCCCGAACACCACCTGAACGGCATCCGGGATATGAACCTGCTGCAGCTGCTGGAAATGCTGTGCGACTGGATGGCCGCCACGAAACGTCACGCCACCGGGGACATTCGCAAGAGCATCCAGATCAACGCGGAGCGGTTCGGCTACGGCGAAGGGCTGACCGCCCTGCTGCTGAACACCGTGCCGGCACTCGAGTACTTGGCCGATGAGCAGCGGGACGTTGAACTGCTGCGTGAGTTCCGGGCGGCCCAGCGTGACTTCAACCTGTGGAAGGTGCAGGACAGCCATGGCGTGCTCTCCGACGGGTACCGCGTGGCAGAGGCCCGGTACTGGGCCGCACACACCGCGCTGACCGGCCAGGGGCGATAA
- a CDS encoding MbcA/ParS/Xre antitoxin family protein: MTQDHVQQLMELGIAACVYFNDAEEATRWLKRPNIALHFACPGEYASRGLAEIAELRLMLNRMEHGVYT; the protein is encoded by the coding sequence ATGACCCAAGATCATGTTCAACAGTTGATGGAGTTGGGGATTGCCGCCTGTGTGTACTTCAATGATGCCGAAGAGGCGACCCGGTGGCTGAAACGCCCCAATATCGCCCTGCATTTTGCCTGCCCAGGGGAATACGCTTCACGAGGCCTCGCTGAGATAGCAGAGCTTCGTCTCATGCTGAACCGAATGGAACACGGCGTTTACACCTGA
- a CDS encoding YlaK family protein has translation MQTAEVQSALDQLTPNELRLIDMLSDPNCIWAPQPGPQLEAYFSPADILFYGGAAGGGKTDLALGLSLTAHQRAVIFRRVYPELKGIIERLKNLTHGMGKYNATEHVWRGVVGGKRRVIELESIQHEDDKKNQQGRDRDLHIFDEVPNFSESQVRFVIGWNRTADPQQRTRVVLTGNPPTDPEGEWVVKMFAPWLVAEYRVTLTDPLTGKVILGEDGLPIELGPAEPGELRWFVVDAQGKDHAVRDGTPCYVKGVVDKDGDLTLVTPKSRTFIPARVTDNEFYMRTGYMATLQALPEPLRSQMLEGKFDLKTDDHPWQVIPTAWVEEAMARWTEQRPDVPQSALGVDVARGGKDRTVISPRYGTWYAPPLVYPGTVTRDGDAVAALVLNAREGNAPIFIDATNVGTSAYDSLKRMDGVQVTAVVNSSGTKERDMSGALTFANLRALTYWRLREALDPVKGDGLALPPDPVLKADLCAPRWKLTARGIQVELKEDIIARIGRSPDVGDAVVMALMTPAKPPQFHVPGTYSQPLGG, from the coding sequence ATGCAGACCGCTGAGGTGCAATCCGCGCTGGACCAGCTCACACCCAATGAGCTGCGGCTGATCGACATGCTCAGTGATCCGAACTGCATCTGGGCGCCCCAGCCCGGGCCGCAGCTGGAAGCGTACTTCAGCCCGGCAGACATCCTCTTCTATGGCGGCGCGGCTGGCGGGGGGAAAACGGACCTGGCGCTGGGCCTGTCCCTCACCGCACACCAGCGCGCCGTGATCTTCCGCCGCGTGTACCCCGAGCTGAAGGGCATCATTGAGCGCCTGAAGAACCTCACCCACGGCATGGGAAAGTACAACGCCACGGAACACGTCTGGCGCGGTGTGGTGGGTGGTAAGCGTCGCGTGATTGAGCTGGAATCCATCCAGCACGAGGACGATAAGAAGAATCAGCAGGGCCGTGACCGAGACCTGCATATCTTCGACGAGGTGCCCAACTTCAGTGAGTCCCAGGTGCGCTTCGTGATCGGCTGGAACCGCACCGCTGACCCGCAGCAGCGCACCCGCGTGGTGCTGACCGGCAACCCGCCCACCGATCCGGAAGGCGAGTGGGTGGTGAAGATGTTCGCGCCCTGGCTGGTGGCGGAGTACCGCGTCACCCTCACCGACCCCCTGACCGGCAAGGTGATCCTGGGAGAGGACGGCCTGCCCATCGAGCTGGGCCCAGCCGAACCCGGAGAGTTGCGCTGGTTCGTGGTGGATGCCCAGGGTAAGGACCACGCCGTGCGGGACGGTACGCCCTGCTACGTGAAAGGTGTGGTGGACAAAGACGGTGACCTCACCCTGGTCACGCCTAAGAGCCGCACCTTCATTCCAGCCCGCGTGACAGACAACGAGTTCTACATGCGGACCGGGTACATGGCCACGCTGCAGGCCCTGCCCGAGCCGCTGCGCTCGCAGATGCTGGAAGGGAAATTCGACCTGAAGACCGATGACCACCCCTGGCAGGTCATTCCCACCGCCTGGGTGGAAGAAGCCATGGCCCGCTGGACTGAGCAGCGCCCCGACGTGCCGCAGAGCGCCTTGGGCGTGGACGTGGCCCGCGGCGGCAAGGACCGCACCGTGATCTCGCCTCGCTACGGCACCTGGTACGCGCCCCCACTCGTCTACCCCGGCACCGTGACCCGCGATGGGGACGCGGTGGCCGCCCTGGTGCTCAACGCCCGAGAGGGGAACGCGCCGATCTTCATCGACGCCACGAACGTGGGCACCAGCGCCTACGACAGCCTCAAGCGGATGGACGGGGTGCAGGTCACGGCGGTGGTGAACAGCTCTGGCACCAAGGAACGCGACATGAGCGGCGCTCTGACCTTCGCCAACCTGCGCGCCCTGACCTACTGGCGCCTGCGGGAAGCACTCGACCCGGTGAAAGGGGATGGGCTGGCCCTGCCCCCAGATCCGGTACTGAAGGCGGACCTCTGCGCCCCCCGGTGGAAGCTCACCGCGCGCGGCATCCAGGTGGAGCTGAAAGAAGACATCATCGCGCGCATCGGCCGCAGCCCTGACGTGGGTGACGCTGTGGTCATGGCCCTGATGACACCAGCCAAGCCGCCGCAGTTCCACGTGCCCGGAACCTACAGCCAGCCGCTGGGTGGGTGA
- a CDS encoding terminase small subunit, whose amino-acid sequence MSGEKKRGRKAGKAPAKTPGRKPDKLTHLEELFAVEYVIDWNGAAAVRRAGYKVKSDVAAGVQANRLLKKAKVLARVETAKAEALERAGIRAEAVLLELAKIGFASKRRIMGVDEDGQPFLRPGSEIPDADLDAVQDFSFQVIEIETPTKEGIKVERRRSGRVKMHDKRAALVDLGKYIGIFGPEKVQVSTPEGQPLQVENVNAIPEVDRAERVAALIAAATARKTDADR is encoded by the coding sequence ATGAGCGGGGAGAAGAAGCGCGGCCGGAAAGCGGGCAAAGCTCCCGCCAAGACCCCCGGCCGCAAGCCTGACAAACTCACCCACCTGGAAGAACTGTTCGCGGTCGAATACGTGATCGACTGGAACGGGGCCGCCGCCGTGCGCCGCGCCGGGTACAAGGTGAAGAGCGACGTGGCCGCCGGGGTGCAGGCCAACCGATTGCTTAAAAAAGCTAAGGTCCTGGCCCGGGTCGAAACGGCGAAGGCGGAAGCGCTGGAGCGGGCGGGCATCCGGGCAGAAGCCGTGCTGCTGGAATTGGCCAAGATCGGCTTCGCCAGCAAGCGCCGCATCATGGGTGTGGATGAGGATGGGCAGCCCTTCCTCCGGCCGGGCAGCGAGATCCCTGACGCGGATCTTGACGCGGTGCAGGACTTCAGCTTCCAGGTGATTGAGATCGAGACACCCACCAAGGAAGGCATCAAAGTGGAACGCCGCCGCTCTGGCCGGGTGAAGATGCACGATAAGCGGGCCGCGCTCGTCGATCTTGGGAAGTACATTGGGATCTTCGGGCCGGAGAAGGTGCAGGTCAGCACGCCGGAAGGGCAGCCCCTGCAGGTGGAGAACGTCAACGCCATTCCGGAAGTGGACCGGGCCGAGCGGGTGGCTGCCCTGATCGCCGCTGCCACCGCACGAAAGACCGATGCAGACCGCTGA
- a CDS encoding sce7726 family protein, translating to MSVTWLCGNPRHYGRTRIEAPDRDTAAQTYAGKTLGPEATISYVGQGWYDATFPGYNGGPPHTYAKRFRVAKAPAQARRGVDEGAARRALMGLHRAGWAVTEAALRTPPRGERHEEGRADLLVLPDDEGSIGYEIKTDRDTLHRLPRQVRGYDRTFGRRVLATTPRHLDAALPLLPQAWGVVLLDSATHEVREWVREPQEGAGEAIRAGLLTGELWSTELNALLRDIGHVRNRSLTNDRRLEILRRHYNTAALLELTFRTLAARQGTRVTAVRLDGDR from the coding sequence GTGAGCGTGACATGGTTGTGCGGCAACCCCAGGCACTACGGTCGGACTCGGATTGAAGCGCCGGACCGCGACACTGCGGCCCAGACTTACGCGGGCAAAACCCTGGGCCCAGAGGCCACGATCAGTTACGTGGGGCAGGGCTGGTACGACGCCACCTTCCCTGGATACAACGGTGGACCGCCTCACACCTACGCGAAGCGGTTCAGAGTGGCGAAGGCACCCGCTCAGGCGCGGCGCGGGGTGGATGAGGGTGCAGCCCGCCGCGCTCTGATGGGGTTGCATCGGGCGGGTTGGGCCGTGACTGAAGCCGCGCTTCGCACCCCGCCCCGTGGGGAGCGTCACGAGGAAGGCCGCGCCGATCTCCTGGTGCTGCCTGACGATGAGGGCAGCATCGGGTACGAGATCAAGACGGACCGGGACACCCTGCACCGCCTGCCCCGGCAGGTGCGCGGCTACGACCGCACCTTCGGCCGCCGGGTGCTGGCCACCACACCCCGCCACCTCGACGCCGCCCTGCCCCTGCTGCCCCAGGCCTGGGGTGTGGTGCTGCTGGACTCAGCGACACACGAGGTGCGTGAGTGGGTGCGGGAGCCGCAGGAAGGGGCGGGTGAAGCAATCCGGGCCGGGTTGCTCACCGGTGAGCTGTGGAGCACGGAACTGAACGCCCTGCTGCGCGACATCGGCCACGTCCGCAATCGCAGCCTGACGAATGATCGGCGCCTGGAGATCCTGCGCCGGCACTACAACACCGCTGCACTGCTGGAGCTTACGTTCCGCACCCTGGCCGCCCGTCAGGGCACCCGCGTCACGGCTGTGCGCCTGGACGGTGACCGCTGA